The segment AATAGGGTTGGGTGAAGCGTTGTTTGCCTTCGTTGTGGTCCTTCAGACGCAGTCGCAGATCGGAAGTCGCGCCCACGTAATGGTTCGGAGTCTTCTCCGACTTCAGGATAGAGACGTAGTGCATGGGGCCCCTCCTGCGCTGAAGCTTCGGAGGAACACCTTCGCACCGGGGGTGATTAACCAGCCACAGGTTCAGCTTCGTTTTTGCGTGGACCGTGTCCACCGTAGCTCCGTCTGGAGCGAAGCTTCAAATCAAATGCCGGTTTCTGAAAGCATGGCCGGAACCGCTTTTCAAATATTTCTCAAAGGTCATGGCTTTTGCTTTCGATGGGAAACCCGCATACCAGGCCAGCGTCCAGGGACGGTGGGGTTGGGTGAAGCGTTGTTTGCCTTCGTTGTGGTCCTTCAGACGCAGTCGCAGATCGGAAGTCGCGCCCACGTAATGGTTCGGCGTCTTCTCCGACTTCAGGATATAGACGTAGTGCATGGGGCCCCTCCTACGCTGAAGCTTCGGAGGACCACCTTCGCACTGGGGGTATTTAACCAGCCACAGGTTCAGCTTCGTTTTTGCGTGGACCGTGTCCACCGTAGCTCCGTCTGGAGCGAAGGTGGAGCGGGCGAAGGGATTCGAACCCTCGACATCAACCTTGGCAAGGTTGCACTCTACCAACTGAGTTACGCCCGCAATGTAGACTGAAGAATGTATCGGACCGGGACCATGGGCTCAAGTGGAAAATTCAGGCCGGTCAGAGCACCTGGTTTTCAAACAATTCGACGATCTCGCCATCCGGCCCCTTGAAAAAAGCGATCTTCACCAGCACGGGCCCGATGTTGGAGGCAATGGTCACTTCCTTCGGCTCCATCGTGATCTCGGCCCCGACCGCGCGGACTTTCTCCAACATGGCCGAACAATTGTCGGTTCTCAGGGCGAAATGGAGGATTGTCCCCTCCACCTGCGGGAAGGCGGCGTCGCGGGCGAAGACTTCAATGTAATTGCCGTCGCCGGCATCGATCATGGCGGCCCGGCCCGCTCCTTCGCCCCAGGTGATCCGGACCTTGAGGCCAAGGACCTTGGTGTAGAATTTCACACTGGCATCGAAGTCGGCCGAACGCAGTGCGGTGTGGTGGAATCCCTGGATGGTGGCCATGGCGCAGTATGATCCAGGCCCGGCGGGGTTCAACAGGGAAAGCAGACTCAGCCGTAGATGGGCACGAGGTAGCTGTGTTGGAAATCGACGCCGGGCTGGCGGATCTTGACCTCCAATTCCCAGTAAAGGGGCTCGGTTGCCGTGATGGTGGTGGGCGGAGCATCCCTGGGCAGGGTGAAGGAAAGGTCGACCGCCCCTCCATTGGCCAGAGGGGTGTCGCCCCCGAAGGTCCGGGTTTCTTCCCAAAGGCAATCGTAGACCCGTGAGGTTTCGGTCTCGCTCCCACTTTTGACCGTCTCGGATTTCTCGCGGATGCATCGCAGGGTGAAGGTGCCGGATTGCCAGCCGCGCAGGCCGCGACCCGGCTCCCAGCGGAGGAATACGGCCTCACGGCGCAGGGGAAAGGTGCCCCAGGTCAGGCGGGCCGGGCCGTATTTGATTGCCCAGACCAAGGTGTAAAGGGCTCCGTAGAGAACGGCGATGAGGATCAGGTCAAAGATCCCGACGATGATGCGGACCATGAGGTGGCCTTCATTGGAGAAATAAGCCCACCAGTTGAACGGGGCCAGGAATGCGCCCAAGACCAGGAGGGATAAAAAGCTCTGCAGGACACGCAGGAAGCGGTTCTGAACGGAACCGGCAGGATTCCAAAAGTGGTCCCAGAGGGCCGGCTGGTTGGGATGGAGTCGCCGGTTGCGCATCAAGGCACGCAGGCGGAACGGCCGGTGCAGGCCCATGCCAATGACGGCCAGGCCGGCGACAAAGAACACAAACCCGATACAGCCCACCATCCAGCGTGGGCCGTGGAAGGAGGATTCTTCCGATGGAATCCAACCCGCAGCGAGGGCGCTGACCGCGCCACCTACCCCGGCAAAAATCAGGCCGAACACGACAAGGGCCGTGGTCGGCACGGGGTTGGGTTGGACGAATCCAAAGGGGGAGCTGCGGGGAGGCAGCCGCTTGGGGGAAGGCATGGAAGATGCGGTTTCGCCGTTCACGGGGAAACCCTATCGAGTGCACAATCATCTGCCAAGCCAGTGGTTGCACACCGTGGCATTCCGGAATCGCGCATTGACATCCGTAGCAGGCAGAATTAAATTCAAACTTCAATGTTCGGGATCGCCAAAGCCGTAGTATCCGTAGCCGTCGTCGCCGTTATCGGCGCTGCCGTGGCGGATGCTCGTGCCTGATCCTGACAAAAAAACACGAACATCCACCCACGGCAGCAGCCGTGGGTTTTTTATTGCCCGCGGCTCTCCACCACTCAAGGAACCGCATGAACACCCCCAGTCAAAATCAACATCCCACCCGATGTCGCCCAACTGAATCGTACACACCGGGACACAACTCCCTCAGCGCCGCCTTCATGGCGGCACGAACACTCGGCAGTCACGGGTCATTCGTGCTGCCCTGGCTCCAACCCGGTCAGGAAGTTCTGGATCTGGGTTGTGGTCCGGGAACGATCACCCTCGGTCTGGCCCAGGCGCTCCTGCCCGGTCGGGTGACCGGGATCGATTCCTCCCCCGCAGCCATCGAAACCGCCCAGCGCCTGGCCGGTGGGATGGAGCTGGTCAATGTCACCTTCCGCACGGGGAACGCCTACGAACTGCCGTTTGAAGATGCCTCGTTTGATCTGGTCTTCTCCCACGCGCTCCTGGAACACCTCTCCCGTCCGGATGAAGTGCTGGCGGAAATCCACCGGGTCCTCCGTCCCGGTGGCATCGCGGCCCTGTGCTCGCCCAACTGGAACCAGTTCCTCCTCGCACCGGAATCCCCCGCATTGGGATTCGCCCTGGAGGCCTACCGTTCCCTTCAGGAAGGAAATGGCGGCTGCACCGAGGCGGGCGCCCGGCTCGGCCCCTGGGCTGCGGATGCCGGATTCGAAGTGCTGGACAGCAACACACGCTACGAAGTCTACGACGACCCCCGCAGGATCGGGGATTATCTGGCCCGGCAACTCGAAGAAGCGGGAGCGCTGCGTCAGGCGGAATCCTGGCGGCGCTGGAGCCGGAGCGAACGGGCCACTTTTGCCCAGGCCTGGGGACACGTCATCGCCCGCAAGGCCGGAGGGGAGGAATGAAGTCGGGCAAAAGTCTTACGCCATTCTCGCCCGCCGCGTTGATGGTCCAACATCCATTTCTTGATGGTGACGTCCGGTTCCATGGCGTCATGACTAGCCCACAAGCCGCCCCAACGTCTGTTTACCTGTTATAGAATCGGATAATTGGGTTAGAGCCCATCCAATGACCGGTTCAGGAGGAGAACGTTGATAGTGGACTCGCCTAGGATGCCCAGGGTGGGGCCTTCGGTGTGTTTCTCCACCAAGGTGCGGACGGCTTCGACACCCAGGCCACGGGCGCGGGCGACGCGGTTGATCTGGAGCTCGGCGTTGCGGGGGCTGATGTGGGGGTCCAGACCGCTGGCTGAAGCGGTCACGGCATCGGCGGGGACGGGGGCATCCGCAGCCAGGCCGTTCACGGTCCGATACGCCGCCACGCGCTCTTTGATGGCGTCGTGCAGTTTCTGCGAAGTCGGCCCGAGGTTGGAGCCACTGGAAGAGGCGGCATCGTAGCCCACCGCTCCGGCGGCCGAGGGTCGCGAATGGAAGTAGCACTCCCCGCTGAACGGTTGGCCGAGCAAGCGTGATCCGTGAACGTTGCCCTCTTTATCGGTGATGAGGCTGCCGTTGGCCTGATCGGGGAACACGCCTTGGGCGATCAATGTGACAATCAGGGGATAGGCCCCGCAACAAACGAGGGCCAGGACCAGGGTGGCGCCGAGGGCGGCGCGGAATTCACTGAAAAGTTTTTTCATGGGATTTATTTCAAAACTATGGGGTCGGATTAAATGAGGGCGTTCAAGATAAGGTCGATGACTTTGATTCCGGCGAAGGGGGCGAGGAGGCCTCCGACTCCGTAGATGAGCAGGTTGCGTTGCAACACTTGCAGGGCGTGGGAGGGTTTGTATTCCACCCCGCGCAACGCCAGGGGGATGAGGGCGACAATGATGAGGGCGTTGAAGATGACCGCACTGAGGATGGCGCTCTGCGGGCTGCCCAAGTGCATGACGTTGAGCGGGGCAATGGCGGGGAAGGTCACCATGAGCATGGCCGGTATGATGGCGAAGTATTTGGCCACGTCGTTGGCAATGCTGAAGGTGGTGAGGGCTCCGCGGGTCATGAGCAGTTGTTTCCCGATTTCCACGATCTCGATGAGCTTGGTCGGGTTGGAATCGAGGTCCACCATGTTGCCGGCTTCGCGGGCGGCCTGGGTGCCGGTGTTCATGGCCACGCCGACATCGGCCTGGGCCAGGGCGGGGGCGTCGTTGGTGCCGTCGCCGGTCATGGCGACCAGATGACCCTTGGCCTGTTCCTCGCGGATGCGTTTGAGTTTGTCCTCGGGGGTGGCCTGGGCCATGAAGTCGTCCACTCCGGCCTCGGCGGCGATCGCGGCAGCGGTGAGTGGGTTGTCCCCGGTGATCATGATGGTGCGAATGCCCATGAGGCGGAGGTGGGCGAAACGTTCCTTGATGCCGCCCTTGACCACATCTTTCAAATGGATGACGCCAAGAACTTCGACGTTTTCCACCACGACCAGGGGGGTGCCCCCTGCGCGTGAAATGGTGTCGACGGCGTGCTGGACCCCTTCGGGGTAGTGTCCGTTCTCGGATTCAACCCACGCACGGATGCTTTCCGCGGCCCCCTTGCGGATGCGGCGGGCGGGTTTCCTCTCGCCGGCGGGGAAATCAACCCCACTCATACGGGTCTGGGCGGTGAAGGGGACGAACATGGCATGGGGCTCGGCCACATCGCGTCCGCGCAGGTTGAACTTCTCCTTGGCCAGGACAATGACGGAACGACCCTCGGGGGTTTCATCGGCGAGTGAAGCGAGCTGGGCGGCATCGGCGAGGCGGTCGGCGGAAATACCGGGAGCAGGCACGAAGTCCGTGGCCATGCGGTTGCCCAGGGTGATGGTGCCGGTCTTGTCAAGCAGGAGGACGTCCACATCCCCCGCCGCTTCCACGGCACGGCCGCTGGTGGCAAGAACGTTGCGGCGGATGAGGCGGTCGATCCCGCTGATGCCGATGGCGCTGAGCAATCCCCCGATGGTGGTGGGTATGAGACAGACAAGCAGGGCGATGAGCACGGGCAGGGGGAAGACGGCGGCTGTATAGGTGCCGAAAGGACGCAGGGTCACGACGACAGCAAGAAAAATCAGCGTAAGTGCACTCAAGAGGATGGTGAGGGCGATTTCGTTGGGGGTCTTCTGCCGCGCGGCCCCTTCGACCATGGCGATCATGCGGTCGAGGAAGCTGTGGCCCTTCTCCGCGGTGATGCGGACGACGATGCGGTCGCTGAGGACGCGCGTTCCTCCGGTCACGGCGGAACGGTCGCCGCCGCTTTCGCGGATGACGGGGGCGGATTCGCCGGTGATGGCGGCTTCGTCCACGCTGGCGATTCCTTCGATGACTTCGCCATCGGCGGGGATGATGTCGCCAGGGAGGCAGACCACGCGGTCGCCGGGGTGGAGATCGGCGGCGGAGACGGATTCGTAGATATCGCCCTGGCCTGGGAGTGAGGTGAGGCGCTTGGCCTGGACGTCGGTGCGGAGCTTGCGCAGGGCATCGGCCTGGGCTTTGCCGCGGCCTTCGGCCACGGCTTCGGCGAAGTTGGCAAAGAGGACGGTGAACCAGAGCCAGAGGGCGAGGTGCGCTGTGAAGGCGTGTTCGCTCGGGGAGGTAAAAATCGCCGCTGTGGTCAGCACTGCACCGACGAGGGTGACAAACATGACGGGGTTCTTGATCATCAAGCACGGATCGAGCTTGCGGAAGGCATCGGCGACGGCAGGCAGGAGGATGCTGCTGTTGATGAGGGGGGAGGAAGGAGTCATGAAATCTGATGGGTTGAAGGGAGGAGAGGTTGAAAGGATGAGTGAGTTAGAAGAGTTGACCGGCATTCATGAGGAAATGTTCGACCACGGGGCCGAGGGCGAGGGCGGGAAGGAAGTTGAGGGCGCCGACGAGCAGGACGGTGCCGATCAAGAGGATCGTGAAGGTGGTCCCGGAAACCGGGAAGGTGCCGGAACTGGGGGGAGCGGATTTTTTGCGCCCGAGGGAACCGGCCAGGGCCATGATGGGCACGATCATGAGGAAGCGCCCGAAGAGCATGGCCACTCCCAGGGTGGTGTTATACCATGGAGTGTTGGCGGTCAGGCCGGCGAAGGCGCTGCCGTTGTTGCCCACAGCCGAACTGAAGGCGTAGAGGATTTCCGAGAGACCATGGGGTCCCTGGTTGTTCAATCCCGCCAATCCCCACTCGCTCACCACAGCCCATGCGCTGAAGCCGAGAATGGTAACGGAGAGGATGAGCAATGAGAGCATGGCCATCTTGACTTCGTGGGCCTGAATTTTTTTCCCGAGGTATTCCGGGGTGCGACCGACCATCAGGCCGGCAATGAAGACGGCGAGGACCACGAAGACCAACATGCCGTAGAGACCCGCGCCGACGCCGCCGATGACGACTTCGCCGAGTTCGATGTTGAACAGGGGCACGAGGCCACCAAGGGGGGTGAAGGAGTCGTGCATGGCATTGACCGCACCGCAGGAAGCCGCGGTGGTGATGGTGGCAAAGAGGGCGGAGTTGAACGTGCCGAAGCGGACTTCCTTGCCCTCCATGTTGCCATCGGCGACGGCAACCCCGAGACTCTGGTGGATGGGGTTGCCCTTGGCCTCGGCCCAGGCACAGACGAGCACGCCGGCAAGGAAGAGCGTGATCATGGCCGACCATACGGCCCAGCCGTGGCCCTGGTTTCCGGTCATACGGCCGAGGTAATAGGTCAGGCCACTGCCGATGGCAAAGATCGAGAGCATCTGGATGAAGTTGGAGAACGGGTTGGGGTTTTCGAAGGGTTGGGCGGCGTTGGCGTTGGTGAACCCTCCCCCGTTGGTGCCCAACATTTTGATGGCGACCTGCGAAGCCATCGGTCCCTGGGCGATGGTTTGCGTGTCCACCGTTTGCGTTTCCGTGGTCTTTCCGCCCGCCCCGTCGTCCTTCTCAACCTGATGCACTACAGGCTCCAAAAGTTTGGCGGAGGTGGTGGGCTTGAAATTCTGAATCATGCCCTGGGAGACCAGAAAGACGGCAAAGACCACGCAGATGGGGAGCAGGAGGTAGTAAGTGGTGCGGACCAGATCGACCCAGAAGTTGCCCAGGGTGGTGGTGGACTGGCGGGAGATCCCGCGCACCAGGGCGGCGGCAATGCCAATGCCCGTTGCGGCGGAGGTGAAGTTGTGCAGGGTCAGTCCCACCATCTGGGAGAAAGTGGACATCGTCCCCTCGCCGCCATAACTCTGCCAGTTGGTGTTGGTGGTGAAACTGACGGCGGTGTTGAAGGCCAGGTGCGGGCTGAGGGGCCCGAGTCCCTGGGGGTTGAGCGGCAGAATGTGCTGCAGGCGCAGGATGGCGTAGGTGAAGAGGAGGCTGACGAGGCTGAAAAGCAAAACGGCCAGGGTGTAGTTCTTCCACTCCTGCTCGCGCTGCGGATCGACGCCGAGTACACGGTAGGTCAGGCGTTCGAGGGGACGGACCACCGGATCGAGCCAGGTCCGGCCGTTGGCATCGAGCACTTGGACCAGGTAGAGGCCGAGGGGCTTGGTGAGTAGGGCGAGCAGCCCCAAGTACAACGCGAGTTGGACCCAGTCGGTGGCGTGCATGGTGCTTGAGTGATTTAGAATTTTTCGGGCCAGATCATGGCCACGAAGAGGTAGATGAAGAGGGCGAGGCCAATCAGGCCGGTGATGAGGGTTTCCATGGGATGCGTTCTCAGAGTTTTTCGCAGAAGCGGGCATAGAGCGCGGCGGCGATGAAGAATGCGGCGCTGACCGAGAGGTATAGGATGTCGTCCATGACACCAACATGCCCGAATCGTGGCGGCGGTGGTAGTTAAGGAGCGATGTCAAAGCGCTAAGATTCCGCTAAGAAGTTGTTTTGGTGGTGCTCGATGGCACGATGAAGAGGTAGATTAACCCCAGTGAACGACGACCTTCGTCCCGATCCTGACGCCCTTCTGGCCCGGTTGGATTTGAAAACTCCAAAGACCAAAAAAGGACGGTTGAAGATCTTCCTAGGCATGTGTCCTGGGGTGGGCAAGACCTATGCCATGCTCGAGGCTGCCAGGGCGGCCAAGCGCGGAGGATTGGACGTCGTGGCGGGCGTGGTCGAAACCCACGGTCGGATCGAGACGGTCGCCCTCTTGGAGGGGTTGGAGGTCATGCCCCGTCAGTCATTCGATTACAAGGGGGCCATCCTTCAGGAAATGGATCTGGACGGCCTCCTGCGCCGTCGCCCAGAGGTGGCGCTGGTCGATGAACTGGCCCACAGCAATGCCCCCGGCAGTCGACATCCCAAGCGCTACCTGGATGTCCGGGAACTGCTCGATGCCGGGATCGATGTATGGACTACGGTCAACATCCAGCACATCGAAAGCCGGACCGATGTGGTCCGGCAGATCACCGGGGTGGCCGTGCGGGAGACGGTGCCCGATTCCCTGGTGGATGATGCGGACGAAATCGAACTGGTCGACCTGGCCCCCGAAGCCCTGCGTCGCCGCCTGGCCGAGGGAAAAGTCTATCTGGGCGAACGCGCCCATGCGGCGGCAGAACATTTTTTCAAATCGGAACAGCTCACCGCCCTGCGGGAAATGGCCCTGCGCTACACCGCAGAGAAAGTGGACCAGGAGTTGCGAGAACTTCTGGCCACGCGCCGGATCAAAGGGCCGTGGAAGAGCCATGAACGCCTGCTGGTGGCCGTGGGGGCCAGTCCCTACGCGGAAAGCCTGATCCGCTGGACGCGGCGTCAGGCGGGGATGCTCGATTGTCCGTGGACCGCGCTCTGCATCGACACCGGTGAAGAGTTGGATGCGGCGACCCAGTCCCGTCTGGGGCGCAATCTGGCCCTGGCCCGCCAATTGGGGGCGGACGTCGTCACCCAACCGGGGACCGAGGTGGCGGGCGCGGTGCTGGAGTATGCCCGGGAGCACCACATCACCCAGATCGTCCTGGGCAAAACCGAAGCCCCGCCCTGGTGGCGTCACTGGCAGCCCTCGTTTTCCGACCGGATCATCCGGGAGAGCGGGAAGATCGATGTGTTGGTGGTTCGTCCGGAGAAGGACTGGCGGGTGGAGGAAAGCCTACCGGTGCCCCGCCTGCCCACCCCCTGGACACTGCGGCCCTGGCTGGAGGCGGCGGGTTGGACCGCAGCCCTGACCGGGGCAGGCTGGATCATCCAGGCGCAAACCGGTTATTGGACGGTTTCCCTGATCTACCTGCTGGGCATTGTGCTCGCCGCCCTCCGCCTGCCGCGCGGACCGGTGCTGGCTCTGGCGGTGACGTGCGCACTGGTCTGGGACTACCTCTTCATCCCCCCATTCCACACCTTCTCCATCCGGGAGACACACGATGTCTTCATGTTCCTGATGTTCCTGGTGGTGGCACTGGTCATCGGCCACCTCACCAGCCGCTTGCGTGAAAGGGAGAAAGTCGAGCGGGTGCGGGAACGCCGGACGGCCGCGCTGCTGGCTTTCACCCAGACCCTGGCCCTGGAACCGGAGACCGGTCAGGCCCTGCGGCAGGCCTGCGTGATGCTGTCCCGTTTGTTCCAGTGTGATGTTGGGATTTTGAGGCGGAAGGACCCGGCTTCGCTGGTCGAAACCCCTGCGGAAGGATCCACGTTTTATCCCGGCGAGAAGGAATTCGCCGTGGCCCGGTGGGTTTACCAGCACCGCCAGCCGGCCGGCCGGGGCACCGACACGCTGGCCACGGCCGAGGCCCTGCATCTGCCCTTGTTCACGCCGGTCCTTTCCTGTGGCGTACTCCTGGTCAAGCCCCGCCAGGACCGGGCCTGGGAACCGGCTGAACGGGCCATGTTGGAAAACTTCGCCGCCCAGCTGGGATTGTTCCTCCAGCGCGACCACATCGCTGAAGCGGTGCAGCGGGCGGAAGTGGCCCATCGTTCCAGTGCGCTGCAGAAGAACCTGCTCGACAGTGTTTCGCATGAATTGAAAACCCCGCTGGCCACGCTCCAGGCCGCGGCCGAGGCCCTCTCCCGGGTGGCCACCACCGGGGCCGCCTCCGGACTGGCGGATGAAATCACCGCCGCCACCTCCCGGCTGCACCGCATCGTCAACCACTTGCTGGAGATGACGCGGCTGGATTCGGGAAAAGTGGAACCCCGGCTGGAGTGGTGCGACCCGGCGGAAATCGTGGGGGAGGCGGTGAAGCAACTGCGGGAGACGCACCCGGGGCGGCCGGTCCAGATCGAGGTGGAAGGTTTGCCGTGGGTGCTGACCGATCCGGAACTGGTGGGCAAAATCCTCTTCAATCTTTTACACAACGCCGCCCTCTACACCCCGGCGGAAATGCCGGTCAAGGTGCGGGCGGCTTGGAACCAGGGACACCTGCGCTTCCGTGTGCGCGACCACGGGCCGGGCCTGGGCGATACGGACCCCACACGCCTGTTTGAAAAGTTTTACCGCCCGCCCGGGTCCCCGGCGGGAGGGAGCGGGCTCGGACTGGCCCTGGCGCGGGGATTCGCCCGCACCCTGGGCGGCGACCTGAGCGCGGCCAACGCCCCCGACGGCGGGGCGGTCTTCCGCCTCGATCTTCCGTCCGAGTCGCGCGAAGATACACCGACCGCCACCCATGCCGACCGCCCTGATCATTGACGACGAGCCCGCCATCCGGCGCCTGCTGCGGCTGGCGCTGGAGGGTGAGGGCTACCGGGTGCTGGAGGCGGATGAAGGCCGGGTGGGTTTGTTGGAGGCCGCGCGGGCGAGGCCCGAGGTGATCGTCCTGGATCTCGGTTTGCCGGACAAGGACGGACTGGAGGTCCTGAAAAATCTGCGCGAATGGAGCCAGATCCCGGTGTTGATCCTCTCGGTGCGCGACGACGAGCAGGACAAGGTGCGGGCGCTGGATCTGGGGGCGGACGACTTTGTCAACAAACCGTTCGGCACGTCCGAATTGCTGGCGCGGCTGCGGGCGGTGCAGCGCCGGGCGGCGGAACAGGAAAACGAAAGTCCGGTCTTCCGGAGCGGCGGGCTGGAGGTGGATTTGGCCGCACGCCGGGTGCGGGTGCAGGGCGTGGAAACCAGACTCACGGCCACAGAATACCATTTGTTGCGCCTGCTGATACGCCACGCCGGAAAGATTGTGACACAGAAACAATTGCTGCGCGAGGTTTGGGGACCGCAGGCCGAGGAACAGACGCAATACCTCCGTGTGCACCTGACCCACCTGCGGAAAAAAATTGATCCCAAGGGCACGGGGTTGGTGGAAACCGAACCCCGGGTGGGTTATCGGTTGAAAGCCAGTTAGGAATCTGAATGATTGCGGAGGGGAGGACGCAAATCAGGTCTGACCGGACGCAGGTAGAATAAACAGAAGATCCCGGTGCAGAGGATGAGGCTGCCCAGCCACTTGAAAATCCAGCCCGGGTCGCGGAGGATCTGGATGGAGGATTGCTCCAGATTCTCGGGGTTCCAACTGGCCTGGGACATCTTCCAGGTCAGGCCGGTCCAGCCGCGCCACCAGTCGTCGGGATAATTCATGGGTACGTTCATCGAGCACTTTCCGGTGACCTCGGACCCCTCGGGGGTGATGACGCGCAGCAGGCTGCGGAACTCGGAGGGGTTGCCGGTCCCGCCGTAACGTTCGAGCTGGAAGTCGTCGAGCTTGAGGCCGAAGGGCAGGGGCTCGGTGCGCCAGCCATAAGATAGTTTGAGCAGACCGTCTTTGGAAGGGGACTGGATGACCCAGCCCTGGGGGACCCATTCCTCGATGCGTTCGCCGCCCCGGGTCAGGCGGACCAGGACCCCGGGAACCGGAGCATCCTGGCCGGGCAGGGTCATGGCGTTCGCCTCACGGGGGCGGAAGACGGTGTCACCGCTGGCCTTGGGCAGGACTTCTTCCACGGTGAAGGCCCAATCCGCCCATCCAGTGGTGAGGGGCGCACCGGGCGCGAGGATGCCCCGGGATTCCCCATGCTTGCGGGAGACGAGGACGTAACGGAGGCCTTTCCCATCGAAACCGGTGTAGAGGTCGAGCCGGTTGGCCGGCCCCTCCCCATCCCCCGCCGCCGCGGAACTTGTGATCGAGTGAGGATCGGTCGCAGCCACCGCAACCGGCACGGTGCGTCCGCGCAATTCCACCAGGATGGCGGGATTGTTGGGTTCATTGGAGAGGGTGACGGGTTTGTTGTCACGAAGTTGGAAGTCGGGCCAGTAGGAAATGGCGCGCAATTCCAGGCCGGTTCCCTTGAGCGGCCAGCTTTTGGGGATTTCCGAGGCTGGCGCGGTCAGGCTCCAGGAGTCCCCGCCACGGCTGAGTTCGATGATGAGCCGGCCCATTTCTTCGCGCAGCCTGACTTTCATCCCGGTAGAACCACCTTGTATGGTTTTGGCGACCTGCTGGTCGGGCATCTTGGCGAAGGCGAAGATGTTTTCCACTACATCCACGGCGACCGCCACGGGGGCGCTTTTCTTGGCCGCCACGGATGAGGAGGAGGAAGGAGGATCGCCGGCAAGGAGGCGGATGCGGGCCAAGCCGAGGTCGAGAACTGAGGAATCAGCCTCCCCGAGCCAGAGCCAGGGCTCAAGTGTCTGGTTCATCATCGCCGTCTTGAGTCGGATGCGAACGGCAGGTGCGCCTTCGGCGGACGGACGGGCGGTGAAGACGGGCTGGAGGGTTTCCGTGGCCCCGACCGCTTCGAGCTTCCAGCCGGCGTGGTCACCCAGCCGGAGCGGACGCTCCGGTGTGGGCAAGCGGTGGATGATGCCGACGGGGAAGCGGACCACAGGCTGGTCGCCGGCGGAGAAGCGGACTTGCTTTTCGTTGATGAGCAAGGACGAAGCGGGGTCGCGGCCCTCGAAGAGGGTGATGCTGCCCTCGATGCCGAAGATTTTCCCGATGAAGGCCCCGAAGAGCAGGATGATGATGCCGAGGTGGGTGAGGAGGAAGCCGGTGTGGGCTTTCTTCCAGGGGAGGCGCGAAAAGGCCACGGTGGCGAGGTTCAGAACGAGGAGCAGAAGCCAGAGGTTGAACCACCAGGCTTCATAGATGTAGGCCCGGGCGACTTCGGCCGTCAGGCGGGACTCGTAAATGGTGCCGACGATGGAAGCAACGATGAGCACGGCCAGCAGCAGGAGGG is part of the Candidatus Methylacidiphilales bacterium genome and harbors:
- a CDS encoding response regulator encodes the protein MPTALIIDDEPAIRRLLRLALEGEGYRVLEADEGRVGLLEAARARPEVIVLDLGLPDKDGLEVLKNLREWSQIPVLILSVRDDEQDKVRALDLGADDFVNKPFGTSELLARLRAVQRRAAEQENESPVFRSGGLEVDLAARRVRVQGVETRLTATEYHLLRLLIRHAGKIVTQKQLLREVWGPQAEEQTQYLRVHLTHLRKKIDPKGTGLVETEPRVGYRLKAS
- a CDS encoding sensor histidine kinase KdpD — encoded protein: MNDDLRPDPDALLARLDLKTPKTKKGRLKIFLGMCPGVGKTYAMLEAARAAKRGGLDVVAGVVETHGRIETVALLEGLEVMPRQSFDYKGAILQEMDLDGLLRRRPEVALVDELAHSNAPGSRHPKRYLDVRELLDAGIDVWTTVNIQHIESRTDVVRQITGVAVRETVPDSLVDDADEIELVDLAPEALRRRLAEGKVYLGERAHAAAEHFFKSEQLTALREMALRYTAEKVDQELRELLATRRIKGPWKSHERLLVAVGASPYAESLIRWTRRQAGMLDCPWTALCIDTGEELDAATQSRLGRNLALARQLGADVVTQPGTEVAGAVLEYAREHHITQIVLGKTEAPPWWRHWQPSFSDRIIRESGKIDVLVVRPEKDWRVEESLPVPRLPTPWTLRPWLEAAGWTAALTGAGWIIQAQTGYWTVSLIYLLGIVLAALRLPRGPVLALAVTCALVWDYLFIPPFHTFSIRETHDVFMFLMFLVVALVIGHLTSRLREREKVERVRERRTAALLAFTQTLALEPETGQALRQACVMLSRLFQCDVGILRRKDPASLVETPAEGSTFYPGEKEFAVARWVYQHRQPAGRGTDTLATAEALHLPLFTPVLSCGVLLVKPRQDRAWEPAERAMLENFAAQLGLFLQRDHIAEAVQRAEVAHRSSALQKNLLDSVSHELKTPLATLQAAAEALSRVATTGAASGLADEITAATSRLHRIVNHLLEMTRLDSGKVEPRLEWCDPAEIVGEAVKQLRETHPGRPVQIEVEGLPWVLTDPELVGKILFNLLHNAALYTPAEMPVKVRAAWNQGHLRFRVRDHGPGLGDTDPTRLFEKFYRPPGSPAGGSGLGLALARGFARTLGGDLSAANAPDGGAVFRLDLPSESREDTPTATHADRPDH
- a CDS encoding cytochrome c biogenesis protein ResB, giving the protein MPFGSLSPAIRRNPVFRFFASLQLALLLLAVLIVASIVGTIYESRLTAEVARAYIYEAWWFNLWLLLLVLNLATVAFSRLPWKKAHTGFLLTHLGIIILLFGAFIGKIFGIEGSITLFEGRDPASSLLINEKQVRFSAGDQPVVRFPVGIIHRLPTPERPLRLGDHAGWKLEAVGATETLQPVFTARPSAEGAPAVRIRLKTAMMNQTLEPWLWLGEADSSVLDLGLARIRLLAGDPPSSSSSVAAKKSAPVAVAVDVVENIFAFAKMPDQQVAKTIQGGSTGMKVRLREEMGRLIIELSRGGDSWSLTAPASEIPKSWPLKGTGLELRAISYWPDFQLRDNKPVTLSNEPNNPAILVELRGRTVPVAVAATDPHSITSSAAAGDGEGPANRLDLYTGFDGKGLRYVLVSRKHGESRGILAPGAPLTTGWADWAFTVEEVLPKASGDTVFRPREANAMTLPGQDAPVPGVLVRLTRGGERIEEWVPQGWVIQSPSKDGLLKLSYGWRTEPLPFGLKLDDFQLERYGGTGNPSEFRSLLRVITPEGSEVTGKCSMNVPMNYPDDWWRGWTGLTWKMSQASWNPENLEQSSIQILRDPGWIFKWLGSLILCTGIFCLFYLRPVRPDLRPPLRNHSDS